Part of the Halobaculum halobium genome, TCGACTCCAGGTGGATCGCCCAGTGCCAGGTGCCCTTGATCTCCGCGATGACGGCCACCGTCCCCACTGTGAGCAGTGAGAGCCCGAGCAGCGACGCGAGCGTGTACGCGCCAACGCGCACCCAGTACAGCGCGCCGGCGAGCCGACCGCGTTCGCCGCCGGACGCGTCAGTCACTTCCCCCGCCCGTCCCCCGCCGTCAGCGGGCGTTGTCGGGCTACTCATCGGCTCCACCCCCCGACGCGTCGTCGATGCCCCTCGTCGTGGCGACGGCCCCTCCGGACGCCCCGTCGGCGTCCGCCGCGTCGTACGATCGGTACGCGTCGTACGTCGCCAGCGCGAGGACGACCACGCCGACGCCGAGCACCACGAACGCGGGGCCGAGCGCGAGCGGGAGGTTCGCGTGTGTTCCGCCCATGATACGGGATCGCTCGGTCTGTGGACTCATAGCGTTTGTGTCGGGGAGCCGAGCGCCGTCGCTCGCGGCGCTCGTGACGACCGAACGTTTTTGCCCGCGTACGACGTGACACGTGTTAGAATGCCGTCCCGACGGAACATGCTGGGGAAGCTCGCGGTCGCTGCCGGGATCGGCGTCGCCGGCTGCACCACCGGCGCCCCGCCCGGGCTCCCGCTCGACGCCAACCCCCACTCGGTTCCGAGCAGACAGTTCGCGCAGCGTGACGTACTCCAGCGCGACGCCGACGGCAACGAGCTCCAGGCGCGCCACCGGCGCATCCTCCTGTTGGACCTGAAGCGCGAGCCCTCAGAAGATGCCGCAGAAACCGTCGAACGCGCGCTCCGGACCGTGGAGGCGGCGTACGACTGGGCGCCCGACGGGCTGTTTCACGCCCTCGCCTGGGGGTCGACGTACTTCGACGACAACGACGCGCTCGGGCGCGTCCCGATCGAGCACCCGGAGGTGCTCACGCGCACCGACGACGAGGACCTCCAGCACTTCGACGCGATGCTCGTGCTGGAGTCGGACGTGGAATCGCACCTCCCGACCGTAGAGAGCGCGTTGTTCGGCTCGCGCGAGGAACTGAACGGCGAGCCGGTGGACCACACGCTGGAGAGCGTGTTCCGTCGACGCGACCGCCGGACGGGCTTCCTCGGCGAGGGGCTCCCCGCCGAACACGTCGACGTGGAGGGACTGGAGGCGGACGCCCCGATGTTCTCCGGGTTCTTCTCGGGGCGCGAGGGGTCTCAGGCCAGCGAGGACCGCGTCGCCATCGACGACGGCCCGCTGGCCGGCGGCACCACCGCCCACCTCTCGCACATCGCCTTCGATCTCCCGAAGTGGTTCTCCGGCGACGAGGCGAGCCGGATCGAGAAGATGTTCACGCCCGAGTTCACCGCCGACGACGTCGCTGATCTCGGGACGGACGTGCCGTTCGCGGACGCGGTACGCGAGCACGCTCGCGATCACGGCAGCGTCGGCCACCACGAGAAGGTCGCGCGCGTCCGTCGGGACGGCGAGCCGCTGCTGCTCCGCCGGGACTTCAACACCGTCGACCACGGCCGGACGGGCGTTCACTTCCTCAGCTATCAGCGCAAGCTCGCGCACTTCCGACGGACGCGCAAGTCGATGAACGGCTGGTACCTGCGCGACGACCACCCCGACATCACCGACCGCGAGAACAACGGCATCCTCAACTTCATCACCACTCGCTCGCGGGCGAACTTCGTCGTCCCGCCGCGGGAGAAGCGGGCGTTCCCGCTGACGATCACTTGATCTGCGAGGTTCGCGATCGAAACGTAAGAACCGACCGACCGGCGTGACGACGTCCGACGGCGTCAGTTACTCGTCGTCGCTCGCGGCCGCGCCGTCGATCTCGACCTCGCCCTCGCTCTCCCGGCGGTTCTCCTCGTGGGGACCGCTCTCGTACTCCCAGACCTCGTACCCCTTGTACTGTTCCAGTGCGCCCTTCGGTCGCCAGCCGGTGTCCTCGGTCGCCATGCACCTGTGATCAGGATCCGAGAACTTAGCTGTTGTCCCGATCCGGCGTCGAGCCGTGCCGGCGTGTCGACACGCGAAGGCGTCGATCGGTCACGAGCCGATCGGGGTCACACCAGCGCAGGGAGCACGCCCGCGAGGAACGTGAGCGCCGCGACCCCGAGCGCGACGTGTCCCGCGAATCCGGCCGCGAGGAGCGCGGCCACGAGCGCCTCGGTTCCGATTCCGATCCGATCTCGTCGAGCGACCGTTCCGGTCGCAGTCGTGGTGGCCGGCATCTGTCTTCACCCACTTTTGGCTACTGGTGGACGTGAAAAACCGAGGCGGGGTGGTTCCCGACGGTCGGGAACCGGCGAAAGCGGGGCTTAACGCAGTCGGACGGTGTGGCCGTCGGCGGGCTACTCCGTCGGCGGTGCGTTCGGCGGTCGTTCGGCGTCCCCGTCGAGAAACACGTTCGCGAACAGGTCGACGTGCAGTCGCAGCAGGCGCTCGGCCGACAGCCCGGACTCCTCGGCCTGCCGGTCGAGGAACGTCGCCAGGTCGTCGCTCGGGGAGAACCGGACCCGCTCGCCGCCGTCCTCGACTTCGAAGGTGACCTCCGTGCCGCCGGAGACGAGGTGTTCGATCTCCAGCAGCGCCTGTTCGAGTTTCACCTCCAGCGCGCGCTCGTCCTCCATCATGCGCTGGTCGCCCCACTCCTCGGCGGCGGCGACGAGGCGGTCGCTCGGCTCGAAGGTGATGGCCATCAGAACGACACCCCCTGGCCCTCGAACGCCGGGTCCCAGGTCGTTACTGTCTCGCACACCGGACACTCCCGGCGAACCTCCCCCTCGGGAGAGCCGACGCGCGTCATCGTGCCGCAGTCGACGCACTCGTACTGCATGGAGGGTGGCACGGGAGCCGGCGTGTTAGCCTTGTCCCTCGGTCACACCGTTGGCCGGTTTCGGTTCGGCTCGAAGCCGGACCGCAGACCGGTCGTTACTCCTCGGGCGGCCACGCCTTGGGCGCGGGGTCGGACTCGCCGAGTTCGCCCAGGTAGACGAACAGGAGGGCGACGATCCCCGCGAGCACCGCGACGCCGGCGAGGCCACCGACGGCGTTCTGCCCGACGTACGACCCGGAGAACGCCCAGATACCCTCACTCGCGGCGAACGTCTGCACGGCGATGTACGCGCACCACAGGCCGATCCCGGTCACCATCGCGGTCAGCACCCAGCTTTGCGATACCGCGTTTCGAAGTCCCATAGCGAGCTATTGACACGGGGATCGCAAAAAGTGTACCTCCGTTCGGACGGGACATCCGGCGTTGCGTCGACGGGCCGTGCGGAGATCCCGAACCGCGCTCAGTTTGCGTCCCCGTCGGGAGCGCCCCCCGGCTCGTCGAGGGCCCACTCGGACGCCTCGGCGGCCTCCGCCAGCGGGACGAACTCCCAGCCGGCGCGCTCGGCCCACGCGCGCTCGCCGGCCGACTCGACGCCGACGAGTACCATCCGCTCGGCGTAAAACATCGAGTTCGGGCCGACTTCCTCCAGTCGCTCGCCCGGGCCGGTCCCAGTGCCGTTGAAGAAGTCGAGGTCCAGGCGGTTGTCGCGCTGGTACTTGTTGATCACGTGTGCGTCGACGTCGCCGACGATCCCGACGTAGTCGGTCCACGTCTCGGCGTCCGCGAGCGCGGCGTGGAGGTTCGACAGCGAGCGCACCGCCCGGTACGACAGCGCCATCGTCATCTCGCTTTTCGCCTCGCCGTGTGGGCCGGTCGCCTCGGGCTGCGCTTGCGTCTCCTCCTCGCGCGCGTCGGCGGAGACGCCGCCCCCGCCCCCGCCATCGCGGGGGATGCCGACCGGCTTGTCGTCGTCCGCGTACGGCACGCGCGGCGTCGACGAGGACAGGTCCGCGTCGAGGTCGTCGTCGTACTCGGCCGGCGCGGGCTCGTCGGCGCCCAACTCCTCCGCGCGGGCGCCGCCAGAGCGCCAACCGTCGTCGCCGTCCGCGCCACCCGCTTCTGGGCCGGCCGGCGGCGACGAGGGCGCGTCGTCGTCGGCCACGTCATCTGCGTCGATCGATTCGTCGGCGTCGCCCCCGCTGTCGTCGCCCCAGAACCAATCGCCGCGGTTGGGCCGCTCGTCGTCGTCGTCGGGCTGTACGTCGAGGTCGTCGAGGTCGATCTTGTCTGGCATCGCTGTGTCGTGTCAGTCGTGGGATTGCGGTCGGTCGGCGGGCCCGTCGGGCGTGCCGGTCAGTCCGGACGTGTCCGTTGGGTCGAGCGCGTCGGTCGGGAGCCCGAGCGCACCACAGCGCTCGGGCGTCGGGAGTCCGCGGTCGTCCCACCCGCGGGCGGCGTAGTACGCGTCGAGCAGCCGGTCGAACCCCTCGCGGTCGACGGCGCGGCCGGCCGCGGGCGCCTCCCCGGTCGGGAGCGGCTCGGCGAACTGCGCCGGGAGCGCGTCGGCCTCGCGGTCGAACCCCTCGCGGGCGTTGAACAGCCGAACGAGCGTCCACACGCGGTCGCCGACGCGTCGGAGGTCGTCGTGCGGGACGCCGAGCGCATCGAGCCACTCCGCGCCCAGGTCGTCCCACAGCGTCTCCCCGGCGAAGTCGTCGACGACGAGGCTCCACAGCACCGCGCGGGCGTTCTGTGCGCCGACGACGGCCTCGACCCGGCGGGCGGTGTCCCAGTCCTCGCGGAACACTTCTTCTTCGATCGGGCGAGCGCGGCGGTGGCAGCCGCCGCGATCGGCTGTCGCGTACGCCAGCGCCATCCCGAGTGCGCCCCGGGGGTCGTAGGCCGGGAGCTCCATCGACTTCACCGTCGGCACGTAGTCGTCGCCGCCGCGGCGCTCGGCCGCTTCGTCGACGCCCTCCGCCAGCGCGTCCGCGAGGTCGTCGTCCGCCTCCCGACGAGCGATGCGCTCGATCAGCTCGCGGGCGCCGTCCTCGTCGCCGAACTCGAAGTCGACCTCGTTCGCGCGGACGGCCCACGCGACGGCGTTGCCCGCGGTGATCACGTCGACGCCGAGGCGGTCGCACGCCTCACCCAGCGCCGCGACCGCGTCGAAGTCGTCCATCCCGAGCCCGGCGCCGAGCGTCATCGGCGCGGCGCCGCGGGGGACCGTCTCGCCGTCGTCAGTCTCGACGCGGAAGCCGCCTGGCACGTCCTCGTCGGGGTGTTCGCGCTCGTGTGCGGCCGCCGCGGCCGCCTCGATCCCGATGCCGTCGACCTCGTTCGCGGTGTCGCGCCAGCCGTTCGCGGGCAACACGCCCACCTCGGCGGCGAAGTCGATCGACTCCAGAGTCTCGCCGGCGGTCTGCCACTTGCCGGCGTCGTCGGCGGCGAACGCCGCCTCGTACTCCGCGTGGAGGTCGGCGAGTTCCGCGGGCACGTCCGGCGGGTCGCCGCGGGCGACGACCGCCTTCAGGTGCTTCGCGCCCATCACTGCGCCCGCGCCGCCGCGGCCGGCGTGGTGGTCGCCGGCGTCGGAGGCGACGGTCGCGTACGCGACCTCCCGCTCGCCGGCCGGGCCGACGCACGCGACCGCCGCGTCGGGGTACGCCTCGCTGGTCTCGACGGTGTCCGCACCCGCGAGGTCGCCGGCGGACTCCAGTCGGGGCTCGCCGTCGCCGACGACCAACGCCGTCGGCTCGTCGGCCGCGCCCGTCACGAGCACGCCGAGACACTCCGGCAGCGACCCCGCGAGCCGATCCGGAAACGTCCCGCCGGAGTAGGAGTCGAGGAACGCGCCCGTCAGCGGCGACTTCGTCACGGCGGCGTAGCGCGACTCGCCCGGGAGCGCGCCCGACAGCGGGCCGAGCATGAATCCGAGGAGGTTCTCGGGGCCCCGCGGGTCGGCCCCGGGCGAGAGTTCGTCGTACAGGTACCGGGCCCCGAGCCCCTTGCCCCCGAGGTAGCGGCGACGCCACTGCTCGGGGACCGGTTCGAACGCGGCGGTCCCCGCCGAGAGGTCGACGCGGAGCACCCGGGTCCGTGTCATCGTCACCGTGGAAACGGCCGACGCCGATAAGCGTTTGCCAGGGGGCGAGTCGCGCTGGCTCGACCGGTGTTCCCACAGGCGTTTTCACCCCTCCCGACGCACCTCCGCACATGCCCCGGTACGCCGCCGTCGTCGCCGGCGGACGCTCGACCCGCTTCGGCGACCGCGACAAGGCCGTCGCCGATCTGGCCGGCACGCCGATGATCCGTCGCGTCGCCGACCGGCTAGCGGGCGCGACCGACCGGCTGGTCGTCAACTGCCGCACCGACCAACGGGCCGCCATCGAGGACGCGATGGCCGGGTATCCGAACCCCGTTCGCTACGCCGAGGACCCCGATCCCGACGAGGGGCCGATGGCGGGTATCCGGACCGTTCTCCGCGGCGTCGAGCGGTGGGGTGGCCCCGACGCCCCCGCGTTCGTCGTCGCCTGCGACATGCCGTTCGTCGACCCCGCGCTCGTCGGCGTGCTGTTCGATCGGATCGACGGACGTGACGGCGACGACGACGCGACTCTGGACGCCGTCGTTCCCCGGGTCGACGACGAGTGGTTCCAGACGACCCACGCCGCCTACCGCGCCGGCCCGATGGCCGACGCCTGCGACGCCGCCCTCGCGCGCGGCGACCGCAAGATCATCGCGCCGCTGTTCGATCTCGACTACGCGGTGATCGACGACGACGAACTCGCCGACCTCGGCGTCGACGGCCGGAGCTTCGAGAACCTCAACACCCGCGAGGAGTTCGAGGCGGCGGGAGCGGCGTTCGCGGCGCGGTAGCCCCGCTACCCCTCGATCACGTCGACGATCCGGTCCTCGCCGAGCGCCGCGAGCACCACCCGGTCGAGCCGACCGGACTCGTCGGCCTCGAACGCCGCGGCGGCGACCTCGCGCGCCGCGGCCTCGTCGTCGGCGTCGTCCACCTTGTTCACGAGCGCGACCGCCTCGGCGTCGGCGGGCGCTTCCTTCAGGCCGCCCTCGGTCGAGGCGAGCACTCGGCCGACGGCTTCGGCGGTCACCCGTTCTCCCACGTCGATCCCCGCGACGGCGGCGACCCGCTCGGGTCGGTGAACGCGCTCGTCGGTGAGCGGTTCGCCGACGACGTGCGCGGAGGCGATCGGGACGACGGCGTCGGCGCTCGCCGGGATCTGCGGCTCGCGGTCGTCGGGCGCCTTGAACTCACGCATCCGCGCGCCGTCGGCCTTCACGAGCACGGGGCCGTCGTGAGCGGCCGCAAGGTCGTCGACGGCGTCGGTGTCGTAGCCGAGGTACCGGTCGTCGCGCTCGCGTTCGGGAACGATCCCGAGCGGCCAGTCGACGGCGATGTCGGCGTCCGCGGCGTGGCGCGTCAGCGCGGCGACCGCGTCGGGGTCGACGACGACGCGCGCGACGTGCTCGTCGAAGATCGGAATGCGGACCGTCGCGGTGACGACCGCGCGGTCGAGGCGGTTCGCGAGCGTGTAGAGGGTCGTCTTCTTCCCGCCGGCGCCGACGACGCAGACGAGGCCCTCGGTCGGGAGGGCCTCCTCGGGAGCGATGGTCATACCTCGCCGTTCGCGCGCGTCGCCGAGTAGCTTGCGTCGCGGGCGACCGAGAGCGCCGCCCCGGCGACGCCGCCGGCGACGAACGGGACGCTGCGCGCGAGGAGCGCCGCGACCGCGACGAGCAGCCCTCCGCTCCAGTCGTCCACGATGAACCGGGACACGAGCAGCCCCGCGGCGAACCCGACGATCGCGGCGACAGCGAACACGGTCGCCGTGCGAACGACGGCGGCGGCGGTCGGCTCGCGCATCCCGGCGGCGTATCCCGCCACCCCGGCCGCGACGGTGCTCACGACCGCCGCGAGGGCGCTCGCAGCGGTGAGCAGCCAGACGGTGTCGCTCGAAAGGTCGATCAGTCTCGGGACGAACGCCTGGCCGGTGCCGACGACGGCCGCGACGGCGGCGGCCGCGAGCGCGAACGCGATCTGTCGGCCAAGGCTCCCGGCATCATTCGTTGTGGAGGGCATCGTCCGGCGTTCTCGGCCGCGGACTACAAAACTTCCCTGTCGCGCAGCCGACGACATCCGGCGGCGACGCCGGCGCGGTTACTCGACCTCGGCGGCCGCCGCGACCGCCGCCTCCACCTCGTCGGTGTCGGGGAACGTCAGCGGCTCCGTCGCCTTCCACGTGTAGGAAACGACCCCGTCCGGCGCGACGACGAACACCGCGCGGTTCGCGATCCCACGCATGATCGACTCCTCGCGCCGGACGCCGAAGTCCGCGATGATCGAGTTGTTGAACCCCGAGACGAGCGGGTACTGGAGGTCGTACTCGTCCATGAACGCCAGCAGCGACCACGGCGAGTCGACGCTGACGCCGTACAGCGGGGCGTCGAGGTCCGCGAGGTCAGCCTTCCAGTCGCGGAGCTCGCACAGTTCCTGCGTGCAGGTGCGCGAGTAGACGCCCGGATAAAACGCGAGGACGACCGGGCCGTCGTCGAGCGCGTCGCTCAGCGAGAACTCGCTCACGTCGCCGCCCGTGTAACTGCCGCGCTCGGTGCTTGCGGCGGCCTCGGGGGTCGCCATCGGTGCGGTTACTTCGGGTGCCTCGTCGCCGTCGTCGAGCATGGTCGCTCACTGCGTCGCCGGCGGCTAAACCCTTCGTACCGCGGTAGCCCGGTTGGTCCGAGGCGTCGTTTCTGGTGACGGTGTGTCGGAGGCGACCGCGGAGCCTCCCGCGGCGGCACCGGCGGGTCAGTCGTCGCCGTCGGCGTTCTCGCCCTCGTCGGCGCCGTATCCGTACTCCTCGCGCGCCGCCTCGGCCGTGAGCTTGCCGAGCCGCAGATCGCGCTCGATAGCGTCCACCGAGCGGTCGGCGGGGTCGCCGTACCCCCGCCGCCGGGCGTGCGGACGCTGACGACGGCGCCCGCGGGGAGGTCGCGGGTGTGTTTCGCTGGCAGTTTCTCGGTCTCGTCGCCGTCGTCGTCGACCAAGTAGGCCGCGCCGTTGGCGCCCTCGCCGCCGCCCGCCAGACCGTACGGGTGCGAGTCGTGGCGCTCGGCGAGCAGGCTGAAGCGGGCGGTGTGCCCGCGCACCCGGATGTCGCGCCGGAGGCCCAACCCCCGCGGTGTTCGCCCGCGCCGCCGGAGTCCGGCCGGAGTTCGTAGCGCTCGATCCGGAGCGGGTACGCCGTCTCCAGCACCTCCGCGGGCGTGTTCAGCGTGTTGCTCATGTGGACGTGGACGCCGTCCATCCCGTCGCCGCTCGCGCGCCCGCCGAAGCCGCCGCCCTGCGTCTCGTAGAAGGCGTACGGGTTCGGCCCGTCGCCCCGCGGGTCCGTCCCGCCGAGCGTGACGTTGTTCATCGTCCCCTGGCCCGCGGCGGCGACGCGCCCCGGGGCCGCCTCCGCGAGCGCGCCGAGCACCGCGTCTGTGACGCGCTGGCTCGTCTCCAGGTTGCCGCCGACGACCGCGGCCGGCGGCTTGGGGTTCACGATCGTCCCCTCCGGCGCGACGATCTCGATCGGGCGGTAACAGCCGTGGTTCGGCGGGATGTCCGGGTCGGTCACACAGCGGACGGCGTAGTACGTCGCCGACGCGGTCACCGCGAGGACGGCGTTGATCGGCCCGTCGGTCTGTGCGGCGGTGCCGGTGAAGTCGACGGTGACCCCGTCGCCGTCGATCGTGAGTGTCACCTCGATCGCGAGGTCCTCGTTGCCGCGGCCGTCGTCGTCGAGCGCGTCTGCGAACGCGTAGGTGCCGTCCGGCAGATCGGCCAACTCGGCGCGCATCCGCCGCTCGGAGTAGTCCTTGATCGCCTCAAGCGCCGGCGCCAGGTCCCCGCCGTGCTCGGCCGCGAGGTCGCGGAAGCGCCGGCGCCCCGTCGCGTTCGCGGCCACCTGCGCGCGGAGGTCGCCGCGGCGCTCCTCCGGCGTTCTGACGTTCGCGAGGATCATCGACAGCACGTCCTCGCGCACCTCGCCGACGGGCGTGCCGTCGTCCGCGACCTCCCCGGTACCGGCCTCGAACTTCACCGGCGGGATGCGCAGCCCCTCCTGGTAGATTTCGGTGGAGTCGGCCGCGACCGAGCCCGCAGTTGATCCCCCGATGTCGGCGTGGTGCGCGCGGTTCGCGGCGAACGCGATCACCTCGCCGCCGTCGCCCCGCGCCTCGTCACCGAATATCGGCGTCACGAGCGTCAGGTCCGGGAGGTGCGCGCCGCCGCGGAACGGGTCGTTCAGGAGGATCGAGTCGCCGGGCGAGAGCGTCTCCGGTGGGAACGCCTCGACCGCCGCGGCGACGGAGTACGGCATCGCCCCGAGGTGGACCGGCATCGTCTCCGCCTGGGCGATCATCTCGCCGTCGGCGTCGAACAGCGCCGTCGAGCAGTCTCGGCGCTCCTTGATGTTCGGCGAGTAGCCGGTCCGAACGAGCGTCGCGTTCATCTCCTCGGCGACCGCCTCACAGCCGTTGCGGATCACCTCGAGGGTGACCGAGTCGACGCCGCGGGACTCACCGTCGTCGCCGGCGGCGCTCCCGTGTCGATCGCTCACTCCCCGTCACCCCCGGTCTCGACGACCAGGTTGGCGTCGCCGTCGACCCGCGCGCGCTGGCCGGGGTGGACGACGACGGTGCTCTCGCTCCCCTCGACGACGGCGGGGCCGTCGACGGTCGCGTCCGTCGGCAGGCGGCTCCGGTCGTACACCGGGGTGTCGCGGTCGCCGTCGCCGAAGCCGACCCGGCGCGTCTCCGCGATCGCGTCGTCGGGGTCGCCGGCGCGCACCTCGACCGCGAGTTCGGGCGGCTCGACGAGTCCGCGTGCGCGCAGTCGGACGGTCACCAACTCCACCGGCTCCTCGGGCGACGCGTGACCGTACCGGCGCTCGTGGGCCCCGTGAAACCGCGCTTCGACGCGGGCGAGTTCCTCGGCGTCGAGGTCTCCTTCGACCGGCACCGACAGGTCGAACGACTGGCCGGCGTACCGGAGGTCGAGCGTCCGCTCGAACGCCAGTTCGTCGTCCGCGCGGCCGGCGTCGCGCAGTTCCGCACGGCCCTCGCTCTCGAACGCCGCGAACGCGTCGCGGAGGGCCTCCGGGTCCACGTCCTCGAACCGGCGGACCATCGAGGTGGAGTAGTCGTACACCACGTCGCTGATGAGCAGCCCCAGCGCCGAGAGGACGCCCGCGGCACGCGGCACGATCACTTCGGGAATGTCGAGGGCGTCCGCAAGCGCCGTCGCGTGCAGGGGGCCGGCGCCGCCGAAGGCGACGAGGGCAAACTCGCGGGGGTCGTAGCCGCGCTCGACGCTGACGACCCGGAGCGCGCGTCGCATGTTCGCGTTCGCCACGTCGAGCAGTCCGCGGGCGGCGGTCTCGGTCGCCTCGGGGTCACCGGCGACGGCCTCCGCCAGCGGGGCGAAGGCGTCGCGGACGCGGTCGTCGTCGCGGGCGAGCGCGTCCGGGAGGAACGACGAGGGGTCGATACGGCCGAGCACGAGGTGGGCGTCGGTGACGGTCGGCTCGGTCCCGCCGCGGTTGTAGCAGACCGGACCGGGCTGGGCGCCCGCCGAGCGCGGGCCGACCCGCAGGGCGCCGCCCGTGTCGACGTAGCCGACGGAGCCGCCGCCGGCGCCGACGGTGTGGATGTCGACGGTCGGCACCGAGACGGGGTAGTCGCCGACCTCGGTGTCGGTCGTCACGATGGGGTCGCCATCGCGGACGAGACTCACGTCACAGGAAGTGCCGCCCATGTCCATCGTGATCAGGTCGTCGACGCCCCGACGGCCGGCGACGTGGGTGGCGCCGCGGACGCCCGCGGCTGGGCCGGAGAGGAGCGTGTTCACCGGACGCTCGCGGGCGGCATCGCTCGCCATCAGTCCGCCGTTCGAGCCCATCACACGGAGCGGCGCGTCGACGCCGAGGTCGCCGACACTGCCCGCGAGTGATCCGAGGTACGCGTCCATCACCGGCTTGAGCGCGGCGTTCATCGCGGTCGTCAGCGTGCGCTCGTACTCCCGGATCTCCGGGAGCACGTCAGACGACAGCGAGACGCTCGCGTCGAGTCCCTCCTCACGGAGAATCTCGCGGACGCGGCGCTCGTGGGCGGGGTGCTCGAACGAGAAGAGCAGCGAGACGGCGACGCTGTCGACTCCCGACTCGCGGAGGTCGGCCGCGCGGTCGCGGACGGCTGCCTCGTCGAGTTCCCGGAGGACGGCGCCGCGCTCGTCGACGCGCTCGGGCACCTCGAACCGGCGGTCGCGCGCCACGATCGGCTCCGGTTTGGTCGCGTCGAAGTCGTAGATGTCGGGTCTGGTCTGGCGACCGATCTCGACGGCGTCGCGGAAGCCCTCGGTCGTCACGAGGGCGGTGTCGGCCCACTCGCCCTCCAGCACCGCGTTGGTCGCGACGGTCGTCCCGTGGCCGAGGAAGTCGACCTCGTCGAGTGGCGCGTCGACCCCCTGGAGACCGGTCACGACGCCCTCGTCGGGCGCAGCAG contains:
- the yqeC gene encoding selenium cofactor biosynthesis protein YqeC codes for the protein MTIAPEEALPTEGLVCVVGAGGKKTTLYTLANRLDRAVVTATVRIPIFDEHVARVVVDPDAVAALTRHAADADIAVDWPLGIVPERERDDRYLGYDTDAVDDLAAAHDGPVLVKADGARMREFKAPDDREPQIPASADAVVPIASAHVVGEPLTDERVHRPERVAAVAGIDVGERVTAEAVGRVLASTEGGLKEAPADAEAVALVNKVDDADDEAAAREVAAAAFEADESGRLDRVVLAALGEDRIVDVIEG
- the mobA gene encoding molybdenum cofactor guanylyltransferase, which codes for MPRYAAVVAGGRSTRFGDRDKAVADLAGTPMIRRVADRLAGATDRLVVNCRTDQRAAIEDAMAGYPNPVRYAEDPDPDEGPMAGIRTVLRGVERWGGPDAPAFVVACDMPFVDPALVGVLFDRIDGRDGDDDATLDAVVPRVDDEWFQTTHAAYRAGPMADACDAALARGDRKIIAPLFDLDYAVIDDDELADLGVDGRSFENLNTREEFEAAGAAFAAR
- a CDS encoding DUF7405 family protein; protein product: MPSRRNMLGKLAVAAGIGVAGCTTGAPPGLPLDANPHSVPSRQFAQRDVLQRDADGNELQARHRRILLLDLKREPSEDAAETVERALRTVEAAYDWAPDGLFHALAWGSTYFDDNDALGRVPIEHPEVLTRTDDEDLQHFDAMLVLESDVESHLPTVESALFGSREELNGEPVDHTLESVFRRRDRRTGFLGEGLPAEHVDVEGLEADAPMFSGFFSGREGSQASEDRVAIDDGPLAGGTTAHLSHIAFDLPKWFSGDEASRIEKMFTPEFTADDVADLGTDVPFADAVREHARDHGSVGHHEKVARVRRDGEPLLLRRDFNTVDHGRTGVHFLSYQRKLAHFRRTRKSMNGWYLRDDHPDITDRENNGILNFITTRSRANFVVPPREKRAFPLTIT
- a CDS encoding DUF7124 domain-containing protein; amino-acid sequence: MPDKIDLDDLDVQPDDDDERPNRGDWFWGDDSGGDADESIDADDVADDDAPSSPPAGPEAGGADGDDGWRSGGARAEELGADEPAPAEYDDDLDADLSSSTPRVPYADDDKPVGIPRDGGGGGGVSADAREEETQAQPEATGPHGEAKSEMTMALSYRAVRSLSNLHAALADAETWTDYVGIVGDVDAHVINKYQRDNRLDLDFFNGTGTGPGERLEEVGPNSMFYAERMVLVGVESAGERAWAERAGWEFVPLAEAAEASEWALDEPGGAPDGDAN
- a CDS encoding redoxin domain-containing protein, which translates into the protein MLDDGDEAPEVTAPMATPEAAASTERGSYTGGDVSEFSLSDALDDGPVVLAFYPGVYSRTCTQELCELRDWKADLADLDAPLYGVSVDSPWSLLAFMDEYDLQYPLVSGFNNSIIADFGVRREESIMRGIANRAVFVVAPDGVVSYTWKATEPLTFPDTDEVEAAVAAAAEVE
- a CDS encoding hydantoinase/oxoprolinase family protein, translating into MTDDHAPASTRVGVDVGGTFTDLVTVRGGRIRVDKTPSTPAAPDEGVVTGLQGVDAPLDEVDFLGHGTTVATNAVLEGEWADTALVTTEGFRDAVEIGRQTRPDIYDFDATKPEPIVARDRRFEVPERVDERGAVLRELDEAAVRDRAADLRESGVDSVAVSLLFSFEHPAHERRVREILREEGLDASVSLSSDVLPEIREYERTLTTAMNAALKPVMDAYLGSLAGSVGDLGVDAPLRVMGSNGGLMASDAARERPVNTLLSGPAAGVRGATHVAGRRGVDDLITMDMGGTSCDVSLVRDGDPIVTTDTEVGDYPVSVPTVDIHTVGAGGGSVGYVDTGGALRVGPRSAGAQPGPVCYNRGGTEPTVTDAHLVLGRIDPSSFLPDALARDDDRVRDAFAPLAEAVAGDPEATETAARGLLDVANANMRRALRVVSVERGYDPREFALVAFGGAGPLHATALADALDIPEVIVPRAAGVLSALGLLISDVVYDYSTSMVRRFEDVDPEALRDAFAAFESEGRAELRDAGRADDELAFERTLDLRYAGQSFDLSVPVEGDLDAEELARVEARFHGAHERRYGHASPEEPVELVTVRLRARGLVEPPELAVEVRAGDPDDAIAETRRVGFGDGDRDTPVYDRSRLPTDATVDGPAVVEGSESTVVVHPGQRARVDGDANLVVETGGDGE
- a CDS encoding aldehyde ferredoxin oxidoreductase family protein, yielding MTRTRVLRVDLSAGTAAFEPVPEQWRRRYLGGKGLGARYLYDELSPGADPRGPENLLGFMLGPLSGALPGESRYAAVTKSPLTGAFLDSYSGGTFPDRLAGSLPECLGVLVTGAADEPTALVVGDGEPRLESAGDLAGADTVETSEAYPDAAVACVGPAGEREVAYATVASDAGDHHAGRGGAGAVMGAKHLKAVVARGDPPDVPAELADLHAEYEAAFAADDAGKWQTAGETLESIDFAAEVGVLPANGWRDTANEVDGIGIEAAAAAAHEREHPDEDVPGGFRVETDDGETVPRGAAPMTLGAGLGMDDFDAVAALGEACDRLGVDVITAGNAVAWAVRANEVDFEFGDEDGARELIERIARREADDDLADALAEGVDEAAERRGGDDYVPTVKSMELPAYDPRGALGMALAYATADRGGCHRRARPIEEEVFREDWDTARRVEAVVGAQNARAVLWSLVVDDFAGETLWDDLGAEWLDALGVPHDDLRRVGDRVWTLVRLFNAREGFDREADALPAQFAEPLPTGEAPAAGRAVDREGFDRLLDAYYAARGWDDRGLPTPERCGALGLPTDALDPTDTSGLTGTPDGPADRPQSHD